One uncultured Tolumonas sp. genomic window carries:
- the mepA gene encoding penicillin-insensitive murein endopeptidase: protein MYQWILVAAMSNPWALQSTPSSGTAEAIGGYAAGCLQGAVAVPEYGTGYQILRPKQKRFYGHPIMRQYVLDLARQARKMGLPDILVGDMAMAKGGPFNSGHRSHQSGLDTDFWFRFATKKLSTSERNNIQPLEMVDFSKNKVNKNFSSQQITLLKLAAQDPRVERIFVNPPIKEAMCEQFRDTDHAWLGKLRPWFGHSAHFHVRLHCPVGSKDCEPQKPSPAGDGCGEELQSWLNKPAVVSSKPVPNPMPVLPERCDMLLSKKHK, encoded by the coding sequence ATGTATCAATGGATATTAGTTGCTGCCATGAGTAATCCATGGGCGCTTCAAAGCACACCTAGTAGTGGTACAGCAGAAGCAATCGGTGGTTATGCCGCCGGTTGTCTGCAAGGTGCAGTAGCCGTGCCTGAATATGGTACGGGATATCAAATTCTGCGCCCCAAACAAAAACGTTTTTATGGTCATCCGATCATGCGGCAATACGTGCTCGATCTGGCTCGTCAGGCTCGCAAAATGGGGCTACCGGATATTCTGGTCGGCGATATGGCCATGGCCAAAGGCGGCCCGTTTAATAGTGGGCATCGCAGCCATCAAAGTGGACTGGACACTGATTTCTGGTTCCGCTTTGCGACTAAAAAACTGAGTACATCGGAACGGAATAATATCCAGCCGCTTGAGATGGTCGATTTTAGTAAGAATAAAGTGAACAAAAACTTCAGTTCACAACAAATCACCCTACTGAAACTCGCGGCACAAGATCCACGTGTAGAGCGAATTTTCGTCAATCCACCGATCAAAGAAGCCATGTGTGAGCAATTTCGCGATACGGACCATGCCTGGTTAGGCAAATTACGCCCATGGTTTGGTCACAGCGCTCATTTTCATGTGCGTTTACATTGCCCTGTTGGCAGTAAAGACTGTGAACCGCAGAAACCATCGCCAGCCGGTGACGGTTGTGGAGAAGAATTACAATCCTGGCTCAACAAACCTGCGGTAGTCAGTAGCAAACCGGTACCCAATCCGATGCCCGTATTACCTGAACGTTGTGACATGCTGCTGTCGAAAAAACATAAATGA
- a CDS encoding thioredoxin family protein: MTTNAYQETEPSLSEVEAFTGPVVLDFGNEWCGFCQAALPFISTAMAEHAQIPHIKIADGRGKPLGRAFKVKLWPTLIFLSNGKEIARLVRPDNTTTVRDALALIDNATN, from the coding sequence ATGACCACAAATGCCTATCAGGAAACCGAACCATCCTTGAGTGAAGTGGAAGCATTTACCGGCCCAGTTGTGTTGGATTTTGGTAATGAATGGTGTGGCTTTTGCCAGGCCGCATTGCCGTTTATATCAACGGCAATGGCCGAACATGCGCAAATACCACACATTAAAATTGCCGATGGCCGAGGTAAACCACTGGGCCGCGCTTTCAAAGTTAAACTGTGGCCGACATTGATATTTCTCAGTAATGGCAAAGAGATCGCCCGCTTAGTACGGCCAGACAATACCACTACAGTGCGGGACGCATTAGCTCTCATCGATAATGCGACTAATTAA
- the mscL gene encoding large-conductance mechanosensitive channel protein MscL translates to MGMFKEFKEFAMRGNVVDMAVGIVIGAAFSAIVKSMVDDVLMPPIGLLLGGVDFSDFFVVLKEGAKAAAPYHNLADAKAAGAVTLNFGLFVNAIISFTIVAFALFMLVKGMNRLRANEAPKPVTTKKCPHCCSDIAIEATRCPHCTSQL, encoded by the coding sequence ATAGGTATGTTTAAGGAATTTAAAGAGTTTGCCATGCGTGGCAATGTGGTTGATATGGCGGTCGGTATCGTTATTGGTGCGGCTTTCAGTGCGATTGTGAAAAGCATGGTCGATGACGTGTTGATGCCACCGATTGGTTTATTGCTCGGCGGCGTGGATTTTTCCGACTTTTTTGTGGTGCTAAAAGAAGGGGCTAAAGCTGCCGCACCCTATCATAATCTGGCTGATGCCAAAGCGGCTGGAGCCGTAACGCTGAATTTTGGCTTATTTGTGAATGCGATCATCAGCTTTACTATCGTAGCTTTTGCGCTGTTTATGCTGGTAAAAGGCATGAACCGTCTGCGTGCCAATGAAGCGCCTAAACCAGTTACGACCAAAAAATGCCCGCATTGCTGTTCCGATATCGCGATAGAAGCAACGCGCTGCCCGCATTGTACTTCTCAGTTGTAA
- a CDS encoding Dabb family protein, with protein MMIRHLLLLQFTPETTELDIAEILALFVAAKDKIDGIVAVTAGENVSPEGKNKQFTHCIAMDFLDEAARDNYLPHPEHQKMKPRFRPHIADILVFDYSC; from the coding sequence ATGATGATAAGACATCTGTTATTGCTGCAATTTACACCGGAAACAACCGAACTGGATATTGCTGAGATCTTGGCGTTATTTGTTGCTGCCAAAGATAAAATTGATGGGATTGTTGCAGTAACTGCGGGTGAAAATGTGAGTCCAGAAGGGAAGAATAAACAATTTACCCACTGTATTGCGATGGATTTTCTTGATGAAGCGGCACGAGATAACTACTTGCCACATCCGGAACATCAGAAAATGAAGCCGCGGTTCAGACCGCATATTGCGGATATTCTGGTATTCGATTATTCCTGTTAA
- a CDS encoding glutaredoxin: MSLPAVSDLARLALYMRPSCPYCVRVTDFCQTADIKLENRNISEGAHLEALMVGGGKRQVPCLRIQGDDGQNHWLYESMDIIAYLKQQFSN; the protein is encoded by the coding sequence ATGTCATTACCAGCCGTATCCGATCTTGCTCGTCTTGCACTTTATATGCGCCCATCTTGCCCTTACTGTGTTCGGGTAACTGATTTTTGTCAGACAGCAGACATTAAACTTGAGAATCGTAATATCTCTGAAGGTGCTCATTTGGAAGCATTGATGGTTGGTGGTGGCAAACGTCAGGTACCATGCCTGCGTATTCAAGGCGATGATGGCCAAAATCATTGGCTGTATGAATCCATGGATATTATTGCTTATCTGAAACAGCAGTTTTCAAATTAG
- a CDS encoding ABC transporter transmembrane domain-containing protein codes for MSLIWQLRWFFRANWQRYSLTVTILCLIAVVQTKVPALIGGMIDTVVHAASNISIRPQFQTQLLTLLAIGLLVYILRYVWRVALYGAAYKLGYLLRQRLYQHYLAMDQHFYQTHRTGELMAHVSNDIQAVEMMAGEGILTLVDSIFMGCLVLGIMITQYSLPLTLMSLLPLPIMAFLVARIGREIHLAFGKAQAAFGDVNNIAHENMSGLRTLRLFAAEQYAEQQMQLKAEQANQANLQVARVDAKFEPVIYLCIGSAYLLAISGGSWLVWQHQLTIGQLTSFSLYLGQLIWPMFAIAWLFNILERGNATYQRIQTVLNTKAQLTSGIAEKPASPGDINIQLKRFENDTGIALLQQINLRIQPGKLVGIVGPTGAGKSTLLKLIQRFADPMQGHISLHQIPLPEWSLSDLRQQFAYVPQEPYLFSLSVADNIALGRPDATLEQVIAAAKLAELDSDIQGLPQGYQTPVGERGITLSGGQKQRLALARAWLTQRPYLLLDDALSAVDAKTASRILHNLRSNSHNMTLLMVTHRLQGLEHAAQILVLEQGEQRELGSHQRLLEQNGWYAKTWRYQQLEQALTEDENE; via the coding sequence ATGAGTCTGATCTGGCAACTTAGGTGGTTTTTCCGCGCTAACTGGCAGCGATATTCGCTGACGGTCACCATCCTCTGTCTGATTGCGGTCGTGCAAACCAAAGTCCCGGCATTAATAGGCGGGATGATTGATACCGTCGTGCATGCAGCGAGCAATATTTCAATCCGGCCACAATTCCAAACACAGCTGCTGACGTTACTTGCTATTGGGCTGCTGGTTTATATTTTGCGTTATGTCTGGCGCGTCGCGTTATACGGCGCAGCTTACAAGCTGGGCTACTTATTACGCCAACGTCTTTACCAGCATTATCTGGCGATGGATCAGCATTTCTACCAGACACACCGTACTGGCGAACTGATGGCACATGTCAGTAACGATATTCAAGCGGTAGAAATGATGGCTGGTGAAGGCATACTGACACTGGTTGACTCCATATTCATGGGGTGTCTGGTACTGGGGATCATGATCACCCAATACTCCTTACCGCTCACCTTAATGTCATTATTACCCTTGCCTATCATGGCGTTTCTGGTTGCCCGCATTGGCCGGGAAATTCACCTTGCCTTTGGTAAAGCACAAGCCGCTTTTGGTGACGTGAACAATATTGCTCATGAAAATATGAGCGGTCTACGGACTTTGCGACTGTTTGCCGCCGAGCAATATGCAGAACAACAAATGCAACTCAAGGCTGAGCAAGCCAATCAAGCCAATCTGCAAGTCGCCAGAGTAGACGCCAAATTCGAGCCGGTTATTTATCTGTGCATTGGTAGCGCTTATTTACTGGCTATTTCTGGTGGTAGCTGGCTGGTTTGGCAACACCAGTTAACCATCGGCCAGCTCACCAGCTTTAGTCTCTATTTAGGCCAACTGATCTGGCCCATGTTTGCTATCGCCTGGCTGTTTAACATTCTGGAAAGAGGTAATGCAACTTATCAACGCATTCAGACGGTGCTGAATACAAAAGCACAACTCACATCAGGAATAGCTGAAAAACCAGCCTCTCCCGGTGATATCAATATTCAGCTGAAGCGTTTTGAAAATGATACCGGCATTGCACTCTTGCAACAGATCAACCTGCGGATCCAGCCCGGTAAGTTGGTGGGTATCGTCGGCCCAACAGGAGCCGGAAAAAGTACGCTGCTGAAACTGATACAACGGTTTGCCGATCCAATGCAGGGTCATATCTCTTTACATCAAATACCATTACCTGAATGGTCGTTATCGGATCTTCGCCAACAGTTTGCTTATGTACCTCAAGAACCTTATTTATTCTCGCTGTCTGTAGCCGACAACATTGCATTAGGCCGCCCTGATGCAACATTAGAACAAGTGATTGCCGCAGCCAAACTGGCTGAATTAGATTCAGATATTCAGGGTTTACCACAAGGTTATCAAACCCCCGTTGGCGAACGTGGTATCACCCTTTCTGGCGGTCAGAAACAGCGGCTGGCATTAGCCCGGGCCTGGTTAACCCAACGCCCTTATTTGTTATTAGATGATGCCCTTTCTGCCGTGGACGCCAAAACCGCATCACGCATACTGCATAACCTCCGCTCAAATAGCCATAACATGACGTTGCTGATGGTCACCCACCGCTTACAAGGGCTAGAACATGCTGCACAAATTCTGGTTTTGGAACAAGGCGAGCAACGTGAACTCGGTAGTCACCAAAGATTGTTAGAACAAAATGGCTGGTATGCAAAAACTTGGCGCTATCAACAACTGGAACAAGCACTGACAGAGGACGAAAATGAGTAA
- a CDS encoding cold-shock protein — protein sequence MSVRTGKVKWFNEAKGFGFIQQDEGPDVFVHFRAINSTGFKTLAEGQRVQFTVTQGQKGPQAENVTIL from the coding sequence ATGTCTGTACGTACTGGCAAAGTAAAATGGTTCAACGAAGCTAAAGGTTTTGGTTTTATTCAGCAGGATGAAGGTCCGGATGTATTTGTTCACTTCCGTGCTATCAACTCTACCGGTTTCAAAACCCTGGCTGAAGGCCAACGTGTTCAGTTCACTGTGACTCAAGGCCAGAAAGGTCCACAGGCTGAAAACGTAACTATCCTGTAA
- a CDS encoding Gfo/Idh/MocA family oxidoreductase: MKAGVIGTNWGRVHVQGLRKAGCDVIAMMAHDADIVAKIAMEESIPTHGTDLSVFQDCDVVAIATPTASHLNYLEALQDKIILCEKPLGLTPDNQAQFLALNAKCSYVSFPFPFLNSAKQLQQLINSGDFGELLRITVVAGVNLPYPKTPVEWFMEDMIHPISLLTHLFGEMQFLDARQGSGCNISAQMQCQHALVDLMLCPWPKPGLHFDITLIGSKNAYQLRGGFRPDRQWWMEPLMIDDVAQNAGEAAEDAIWIRANHRVANALIAHQKGEISDQQAMELGLFPLQRALEMEQSLLPLWQALAQYDQSPTLAGNMVWQTA; encoded by the coding sequence ATGAAAGCTGGAGTGATAGGAACAAATTGGGGACGGGTTCACGTTCAGGGGCTACGAAAAGCAGGCTGTGACGTCATCGCAATGATGGCACACGATGCTGACATAGTTGCAAAAATTGCCATGGAAGAAAGCATACCTACTCATGGCACAGACTTATCTGTGTTTCAGGATTGCGATGTAGTTGCTATTGCAACGCCAACGGCCAGCCATCTGAATTATCTTGAGGCACTACAAGACAAAATCATTTTGTGCGAAAAACCGCTTGGCCTGACACCAGATAATCAAGCTCAGTTTTTAGCACTCAACGCCAAATGTAGTTATGTCAGTTTCCCGTTTCCTTTTCTTAATTCCGCCAAACAACTGCAGCAACTGATCAACAGTGGTGACTTTGGCGAACTATTGCGTATTACTGTTGTTGCCGGTGTTAACCTGCCCTATCCAAAAACACCGGTGGAATGGTTTATGGAGGATATGATCCACCCTATTTCGCTGCTGACACATTTATTTGGCGAAATGCAGTTTCTTGACGCCCGCCAAGGATCTGGTTGTAATATTTCCGCCCAAATGCAATGCCAGCATGCACTGGTTGACCTGATGTTATGTCCGTGGCCAAAACCGGGTTTGCATTTCGATATTACCCTAATTGGCAGTAAAAATGCTTACCAGCTACGCGGCGGTTTCCGCCCTGATCGCCAATGGTGGATGGAACCACTCATGATCGATGACGTTGCACAAAATGCCGGTGAAGCAGCGGAAGATGCTATCTGGATCCGGGCCAACCACCGTGTAGCTAACGCGCTGATTGCGCATCAAAAAGGTGAAATCAGCGATCAGCAGGCGATGGAACTCGGCCTGTTCCCATTGCAGCGGGCTTTGGAGATGGAGCAAAGCCTGTTACCCTTGTGGCAAGCACTGGCTCAGTATGATCAGAGCCCAACATTAGCTGGTAATATGGTCTGGCAAACCGCTTAA
- a CDS encoding ABC transporter transmembrane domain-containing protein: MSNTLLRLLQYCRPHLRLIFIGLGFLFSSSLAEVSGPLLIKYFIDTSLATGHWIAHEIGLFIITYLSLQGLAAFSSYKQALLFSRVAQYIIKGLRQETFSAALRLPARYLDNHQTGHLISTISNDTETLLQLYIQVIGQSIHKVVLLTGILGGMFWLNWQLACLISIMIIMSIAVMQIYQRCSMPWSRQARQLTSDLNHQLSETLQGIPIIQSLVQEKHFADKFAATNQQQLQARKKVLQLNGLLLRPMIDLLYIFTIGTLLSWFAIQGTSQIAVGVIYAFVSYMGRMIEPLNDLTNQLTQIQQSLIAGERIFTLLDEQKEPAGKYQQPIEGIIQFQHIHFRYQQDGDPILQDINLELYKGKMMALVGHTGSGKSTILHLLSGMYQPTSGNIIVEQHPIEEWNISSLRSQLGVIQQDPFIFAGSVADNIRFGRPNISDDDITQVLNHVQWFESINHNETVSMQLQEGGKNLSAGQRQLLSFARALVTHPPVLILDEATANVDSQTEHHLQQAIASIRHQHAWLIVAHRLSTIVDADEILVLQHGKIIERGNHSSLLAANKHYATLYQLQQLTVK; this comes from the coding sequence ATGAGTAATACCTTGTTGCGTCTGCTGCAATACTGTCGGCCACATCTACGTTTGATCTTCATCGGGCTGGGATTTTTATTCTCTTCTTCCTTAGCCGAAGTGAGCGGCCCGTTACTGATCAAATATTTTATTGATACTTCACTGGCAACCGGGCATTGGATTGCACATGAAATTGGTTTGTTCATCATCACCTATCTGTCGCTGCAAGGGCTCGCAGCTTTCAGCAGTTATAAGCAAGCCTTGTTATTCAGCCGAGTGGCACAATACATTATCAAAGGACTGCGACAAGAAACCTTCTCTGCTGCACTACGATTACCAGCCCGTTATCTGGACAATCATCAGACTGGTCATCTGATATCAACCATCAGTAATGACACCGAGACACTACTCCAGCTTTATATTCAGGTGATCGGTCAATCTATCCATAAAGTCGTATTACTAACAGGTATTTTAGGCGGCATGTTCTGGCTCAATTGGCAGCTGGCTTGTCTGATCTCCATCATGATCATCATGTCCATTGCGGTGATGCAAATCTACCAGCGCTGTTCCATGCCATGGTCACGGCAAGCTCGACAACTCACCTCAGATCTCAATCACCAGCTGAGTGAAACACTGCAAGGTATTCCCATCATTCAATCGCTGGTACAAGAAAAACATTTTGCTGATAAATTTGCAGCTACTAATCAGCAACAATTGCAGGCCAGAAAAAAAGTACTGCAACTCAACGGGCTACTCCTGCGCCCCATGATCGACCTGCTGTATATCTTCACGATCGGTACATTACTCAGCTGGTTCGCCATACAGGGAACCTCGCAGATTGCAGTTGGTGTGATCTATGCGTTTGTCAGCTATATGGGACGAATGATCGAACCATTAAACGATCTCACCAACCAATTAACGCAGATCCAACAATCCCTGATTGCTGGCGAACGTATATTTACTTTGCTTGATGAGCAAAAAGAACCAGCAGGTAAATACCAGCAACCGATAGAAGGTATCATTCAATTTCAGCATATCCATTTCCGCTATCAGCAGGATGGTGACCCCATCTTGCAGGACATCAATCTGGAATTGTATAAAGGAAAAATGATGGCCCTGGTCGGTCATACCGGCAGCGGAAAATCGACTATTTTGCACCTGCTGAGTGGCATGTATCAGCCAACATCAGGCAACATCATCGTAGAACAACACCCGATTGAAGAATGGAACATCAGCAGCTTACGTTCACAGCTGGGTGTTATTCAGCAAGACCCGTTTATTTTTGCCGGTTCCGTGGCTGATAATATCCGCTTCGGACGCCCGAATATCAGTGATGACGACATCACACAGGTATTAAATCATGTGCAGTGGTTTGAAAGTATTAACCACAATGAAACGGTATCAATGCAGTTACAGGAAGGAGGGAAAAATCTCTCTGCAGGCCAACGTCAGTTGCTCTCTTTCGCTCGCGCACTGGTAACCCACCCACCCGTTCTGATCTTGGATGAGGCAACCGCAAATGTGGACTCACAGACAGAACATCATTTGCAACAAGCGATTGCCTCTATTCGGCACCAACATGCCTGGCTCATTGTGGCACACCGGTTATCGACTATCGTCGATGCTGATGAGATATTAGTTCTTCAGCATGGCAAAATTATTGAGCGAGGAAACCACAGCAGTTTACTGGCCGCCAATAAGCACTATGCGACTCTGTATCAGCTACAACAATTAACCGTCAAATAG
- the hrpA gene encoding ATP-dependent RNA helicase HrpA has product MSEAILRSLQSQLSECLPVDKAQLLRRLQGVQRLPVNKQTAVLTIIGQELEKAKLRAQLRQQNVPKLHYPDLPVTDKRHDIAEAIRKHQVVIVAGETGSGKTTQLPKICMEAGRGVQGMIGHTQPRRLAARTVAARIAEELQCELGSHVGYKVRFHDQVNENSYVKLMTDGILLAEIQSDRMLMQYDTLIIDEAHERSLNIDFILGYLKQLLPKRPDLKLIITSATIDPQRFSRHFGNAPVIEVSGRTYPVDVRYRPWQDEEDSDPLQGLFNAVDELCAEGLGDILIFMNGEREIRDTADALRKRNLRDTEILPLYSRLSNAEQNRIFSQHAGRRIVLATNVAETSLTVPGIRYVIDPGTARISRYSYKTKVQRLPIEAISQASANQRKGRCGRVAAGICIRLYSEQDFLGRPEFTDPEILRTNLASVILQMLALGLGDMSRFPFVEAPDSRHIKDGLRLLEELGAINGSIDGQHPLRLTPLGRQLARVPLDPRLARMVLAAPQFGCLEEILIITSALSIQDPRERPMDKQQASDEKHRRFEDKDSDFQAFLNLWNYVQEQQQALSQNQFRKQCQKEFLSYLRLREWQDIHYQVRQATRELSLTINQDAAPEQAIHSAILTGLLSHIGMKDGDKSEYIGARNARFMIFPGSGLFKKPPKWSMVAELTETSRLYGRTAARIQPEWIEPLAGHLLKRSYSDPRWSKKAGAVLASEKVTLYGVTIVADREVQYGDIDPVVSRELFIRRALVEGDFETRHRFFAENRKLLAEVEALEAKSRRRDILVDDETLFLFYDAHIPADVVSARHFDSWWKTASKESPELLNFEREMLLQGDASHINEHDYPNQWVQGRLKFRLSYQFEPGEEADGVTVHIPLPLLNQVEPVGFDWLIPGMRHELLVALIKSLPKQWRKNFVPAPNYADALMASISPEQGPLLDAIERQLKRMSGLTVPRECWDWNSIADHLKMTFRVIDDKRKKVAESKDLLALKEQLRAQVQQTLSQVADDDIEQEGLTLWSFGPLPQEYSQKRGGFEVKAYPALVDQKDSVAIQLFDSPVAQQEAMWAGQRRLMLLNVPSPIKYLQEKLPNKAKLGLYFTPFGKVAELIDDCIACGCDQLMHQHGGLSWDSDTFQQQKEVIRGELNEAVVKIAAQVEQILTAAHGIRKLFKGKMTLELAFAHSDIQAQLERLIHKGFVTATGAARLPDLLRYMKGIERRMEKIPVDANRDRMYMLKVQHVEQAYQQLVGKLGKGQPIPEEVRNVRWMIEELRISYFAQVLGTPYPVSDKRVLQAIEAIKI; this is encoded by the coding sequence TTGTCTGAAGCCATTCTTCGTTCGTTGCAAAGCCAACTGTCTGAATGTTTACCTGTCGATAAAGCTCAGTTATTACGCCGTTTACAAGGCGTACAACGTCTGCCTGTCAATAAACAAACTGCCGTATTAACCATCATTGGCCAGGAGCTGGAAAAAGCCAAGTTACGGGCACAGTTACGTCAGCAGAACGTTCCAAAATTGCATTATCCTGACCTGCCTGTTACCGATAAACGGCACGATATTGCTGAGGCGATCCGTAAACATCAGGTTGTGATTGTGGCCGGTGAAACAGGCTCCGGTAAGACAACGCAGCTGCCTAAAATTTGTATGGAAGCAGGGCGTGGCGTTCAGGGCATGATTGGTCATACGCAGCCTAGACGTTTAGCTGCCCGCACTGTCGCTGCGCGCATTGCGGAAGAGTTGCAGTGTGAACTGGGTTCTCACGTCGGTTACAAGGTTCGTTTTCACGATCAGGTGAATGAAAACTCTTACGTCAAATTAATGACCGACGGCATTTTGCTGGCAGAAATTCAAAGTGATCGGATGTTGATGCAATATGACACTCTGATCATCGACGAAGCGCATGAGCGCAGCCTGAACATTGATTTTATTCTCGGTTATCTCAAACAATTACTACCGAAACGCCCCGATCTCAAACTGATCATTACGTCGGCCACTATCGATCCGCAACGTTTTTCCCGTCATTTTGGCAATGCGCCGGTGATTGAAGTGTCTGGGCGCACCTATCCGGTCGATGTTCGTTACCGCCCTTGGCAAGATGAGGAAGATAGCGACCCGCTGCAGGGGTTGTTTAATGCGGTCGATGAATTATGCGCCGAAGGTTTAGGCGATATCCTGATCTTTATGAACGGTGAACGTGAGATCAGAGATACTGCCGACGCATTACGCAAGCGCAATCTGCGCGATACGGAAATTTTGCCGCTTTACTCCCGGTTATCGAATGCTGAACAAAATCGGATTTTCTCGCAACATGCCGGGCGGCGTATTGTGCTGGCAACAAACGTGGCGGAAACATCACTGACAGTACCGGGCATTCGTTATGTTATTGATCCGGGTACCGCACGGATCAGCCGCTATTCTTATAAAACCAAAGTGCAGCGCTTGCCGATTGAAGCAATTTCACAAGCCAGTGCCAACCAGCGTAAAGGGCGTTGTGGTCGTGTAGCGGCCGGTATCTGTATTCGTCTTTATTCGGAACAGGACTTTTTAGGTCGCCCTGAATTTACTGATCCGGAAATTCTGCGAACCAATCTGGCCTCTGTTATTTTGCAGATGCTCGCGCTGGGTCTGGGCGATATGAGCCGTTTCCCCTTCGTGGAAGCGCCTGATAGCCGTCATATCAAAGATGGTTTACGTTTATTGGAAGAGCTGGGCGCCATTAATGGTTCGATTGATGGTCAGCATCCACTACGTCTGACGCCGCTGGGACGCCAGTTGGCCCGTGTTCCGTTAGATCCGCGTTTAGCTCGAATGGTGCTGGCTGCGCCACAGTTTGGCTGCCTCGAAGAGATCCTGATCATTACTTCCGCGTTGAGTATTCAAGATCCGCGCGAGCGTCCGATGGATAAACAGCAGGCATCGGATGAAAAACATCGCCGCTTTGAAGACAAAGATTCTGATTTCCAGGCCTTCCTCAATTTGTGGAACTATGTGCAGGAACAGCAACAGGCGCTGAGTCAGAATCAGTTCCGCAAACAGTGCCAGAAAGAATTTCTCTCGTATTTACGACTGCGTGAATGGCAGGATATTCATTATCAGGTGCGTCAGGCAACACGTGAGTTGAGTTTGACGATCAACCAAGACGCTGCGCCAGAGCAGGCCATTCATAGCGCCATTCTCACCGGGTTGCTCAGTCATATTGGTATGAAAGACGGCGACAAGTCGGAATATATAGGTGCTCGTAATGCCCGTTTTATGATTTTCCCTGGCTCCGGTTTATTCAAGAAACCGCCGAAATGGAGCATGGTGGCAGAGCTGACAGAAACATCGCGTCTATATGGTCGTACCGCAGCGCGCATTCAGCCGGAATGGATCGAACCACTGGCCGGGCATTTGCTGAAACGTAGCTATAGCGATCCGCGTTGGTCGAAGAAAGCCGGGGCCGTATTAGCGTCAGAGAAGGTCACCTTGTATGGCGTCACGATAGTCGCTGATCGTGAGGTGCAATATGGCGATATTGATCCGGTAGTCAGTCGTGAACTATTTATACGTCGTGCGCTAGTGGAAGGGGATTTCGAGACGCGTCATCGTTTCTTTGCTGAAAACCGCAAATTGCTGGCCGAAGTTGAAGCGTTAGAAGCGAAATCGCGGCGCCGAGATATTCTCGTTGATGATGAGACCTTATTCCTGTTTTACGATGCGCATATTCCCGCGGATGTGGTTTCAGCTCGTCATTTTGACAGTTGGTGGAAAACAGCCAGTAAAGAGTCGCCAGAACTGCTCAATTTCGAACGCGAAATGTTGTTGCAGGGCGATGCTTCACACATCAATGAACATGATTACCCTAACCAGTGGGTGCAAGGCCGTCTTAAATTCCGTCTTTCTTACCAATTTGAACCTGGTGAAGAGGCGGATGGGGTCACGGTGCATATTCCACTGCCATTACTGAATCAGGTTGAGCCAGTTGGTTTTGATTGGCTGATCCCTGGCATGCGGCATGAATTACTGGTTGCGCTGATCAAGTCATTGCCAAAACAATGGCGCAAGAATTTTGTGCCAGCACCCAATTATGCTGATGCACTGATGGCGTCTATTTCACCGGAACAAGGCCCATTACTGGATGCGATTGAACGCCAGTTGAAACGAATGAGCGGTTTGACTGTGCCGCGTGAATGCTGGGATTGGAATTCGATCGCTGATCACCTGAAAATGACATTCCGCGTTATTGATGATAAACGTAAAAAAGTGGCAGAAAGCAAAGATCTGCTGGCATTGAAAGAGCAACTTCGTGCGCAAGTGCAACAGACGTTGTCGCAGGTTGCAGATGACGATATTGAGCAGGAAGGTTTAACGCTGTGGAGTTTTGGTCCATTACCACAAGAATATAGCCAGAAACGCGGTGGTTTTGAGGTTAAGGCTTATCCGGCGTTGGTTGACCAGAAAGACTCTGTGGCTATCCAACTGTTTGATTCACCGGTAGCACAACAGGAAGCGATGTGGGCCGGACAACGGCGTTTAATGTTGTTGAATGTGCCTTCACCGATTAAATATCTGCAGGAAAAGCTGCCAAATAAAGCCAAATTAGGCCTCTATTTCACTCCGTTTGGGAAAGTTGCCGAGCTGATTGATGATTGTATTGCTTGTGGTTGTGATCAGTTGATGCACCAGCATGGTGGTTTATCATGGGATAGCGACACGTTCCAACAACAAAAAGAAGTCATTCGTGGCGAACTGAACGAGGCGGTCGTGAAGATCGCTGCGCAAGTGGAGCAGATCCTGACTGCGGCACACGGTATCCGGAAATTATTTAAAGGCAAGATGACGCTGGAACTCGCATTTGCACATTCAGACATTCAAGCGCAGTTGGAACGATTAATTCATAAAGGCTTTGTCACTGCGACAGGTGCTGCCCGATTACCGGATTTATTGCGGTATATGAAAGGTATCGAGCGGCGCATGGAGAAAATCCCGGTGGATGCTAACCGAGATCGTATGTACATGTTGAAAGTTCAACATGTCGAGCAGGCTTATCAGCAATTGGTCGGTAAGTTAGGGAAGGGGCAGCCAATACCGGAAGAAGTACGTAATGTGCGTTGGATGATTGAGGAGTTGCGTATTTCTTATTTTGCTCAGGTGTTGGGAACACCATATCCGGTTTCTGATAAACGCGTACTACAGGCAATAGAAGCCATTAAAATCTAG